In one Arenibacter antarcticus genomic region, the following are encoded:
- a CDS encoding shikimate dehydrogenase: MEKTEQKTHRYGLIGRNISYSFSQGYFTEKFSGLGLHTHSYENFDLDTIEQFPDIMSQNKNIKGFNVTIPYKEKIMPFLTKIDLEAKAIGAVNTIRIVKGQTIGYNTDAYGFYKSIAPHLEEHHKNALILGTGGASKAISYVLERLRISYVFVSRNPAKGQLNYSELNAELLQKNTLIINCTPLGTFPNITDKPNIPYKNITTKHLLFDLIYNPEKTAFLLEGELQGARICNGSKMLEFQAEKAWEIWNLSATDQ; the protein is encoded by the coding sequence ATGGAAAAAACAGAGCAAAAGACGCATAGATATGGATTGATAGGAAGAAATATTTCCTACTCGTTTTCCCAAGGATATTTCACTGAAAAATTTTCAGGATTAGGTTTGCATACTCATTCCTATGAGAATTTTGATCTGGACACCATTGAACAGTTCCCAGATATTATGAGCCAGAACAAAAATATTAAAGGGTTTAATGTCACCATTCCCTACAAGGAAAAGATAATGCCATTTTTAACCAAAATAGATTTAGAGGCAAAAGCTATCGGAGCGGTAAACACCATAAGGATAGTGAAAGGCCAAACTATAGGCTACAACACAGATGCTTACGGTTTTTATAAATCCATTGCCCCACACTTAGAGGAACATCACAAAAATGCATTGATTTTAGGTACAGGAGGAGCCTCTAAGGCCATATCTTATGTTCTTGAAAGATTAAGGATATCCTATGTATTTGTATCCAGAAATCCAGCAAAGGGCCAATTAAACTACAGTGAACTAAATGCGGAATTGTTGCAAAAAAATACCCTCATAATTAATTGTACTCCTTTGGGAACTTTTCCAAATATAACGGACAAACCTAATATTCCCTACAAGAACATTACGACCAAACACCTATTATTTGATCTTATTTATAATCCCGAAAAAACGGCATTTTTACTGGAAGGAGAACTACAGGGTGCAAGAATCTGCAATGGATCCAAAATGCTAGAATTCCAGGCTGAAAAAGCTTGGGAAATCTGGAATTTATCAGCTACAGACCAATAA
- a CDS encoding DUF368 domain-containing protein, with protein sequence MKNHRTISDKFFLVMKGLFMGAANKVPGVSGGIVAFVGGFYEEFIYSLQKINAKAFKLLLSGRFKSFYRYTNGQFLSLLIFGMLVSYFSVSKVLDYFLARKELFVWAAFFGMILGSIYYISKDFDHWGKKTIPAGIIGLMIGISISFLNPATENDNLIFIFFCGIISVSGMTLPGLSGSFILILLGNYVLLLVDSVNALYDTFSEILKGDYGFIDNSKRLNTLKILGVFTAGSAVGLVSLSHLLSYVLKHYKHITTAVIIGFISGSLGVVWPWKQTLFKTDHMGKLLLDSNNNPIIKNYKRYLPNITDGETWWAIFFIIFGIFILLALDWYGKNRAKDA encoded by the coding sequence ATGAAAAACCACAGAACTATTTCGGATAAATTCTTTTTAGTGATGAAGGGTCTTTTTATGGGTGCCGCGAACAAGGTTCCAGGTGTTTCCGGAGGTATTGTGGCTTTTGTTGGTGGGTTTTACGAAGAGTTTATCTACTCCCTACAAAAAATAAATGCCAAAGCCTTCAAACTACTGTTGAGCGGGAGGTTCAAAAGCTTCTATCGCTATACCAACGGGCAGTTTTTATCGTTGCTTATATTTGGGATGTTGGTAAGTTATTTCAGCGTTTCCAAAGTTCTTGATTATTTTCTGGCAAGGAAGGAACTATTCGTATGGGCCGCTTTTTTTGGAATGATCTTGGGATCTATTTACTATATCTCCAAGGATTTCGACCATTGGGGAAAAAAGACAATTCCTGCTGGTATAATTGGACTCATGATTGGTATATCTATAAGCTTCCTTAATCCCGCCACGGAAAATGACAACTTAATTTTCATCTTTTTCTGTGGTATTATCAGTGTTTCCGGAATGACGCTCCCTGGCCTGTCCGGATCATTTATACTGATACTTTTAGGGAATTATGTGCTGCTATTAGTAGATTCCGTAAATGCATTGTACGACACTTTTTCAGAAATACTTAAAGGTGATTACGGTTTTATAGATAATAGCAAGCGTTTGAATACCTTGAAAATCCTCGGAGTTTTCACCGCCGGTTCAGCAGTAGGATTGGTAAGCCTTTCCCACCTGCTAAGTTACGTTCTTAAGCACTACAAACACATCACTACCGCCGTGATAATTGGCTTTATCAGTGGCTCTTTGGGAGTTGTTTGGCCTTGGAAGCAAACGTTATTTAAAACAGACCATATGGGGAAATTACTTTTGGATTCCAACAACAATCCCATTATAAAGAATTACAAACGGTATTTACCCAATATAACAGATGGCGAAACTTGGTGGGCCATCTTTTTTATCATTTTTGGAATATTCATTTTATTAGCCTTGGATTGGTATGGAAAAAACAGAGCAAAAGACGCATAG